Proteins encoded together in one Chryseobacterium taklimakanense window:
- a CDS encoding NAD(P)H-dependent flavin oxidoreductase, which yields MSSFLDFGVAKKMHDSQNRNRICDLFEIKYPVIQGGMIWHSGWRLASAVSNNGGLGLIGAGSMYPDILRENLRKCKAATDKPFGVNVPMLYPNLEEIINIILEEGVKIVFTSAGNPKTYTETLQKEGLKVAHVVSSTKFAVKCEDAGVDAIVAEGFEAGGHNGRDETTTLVLIPNVKKHITKPLIAAGGIALGSQMKAAMILGADGVQIGSRFAATVEASAHDNWKDLIKNLNEGDTHLTLKELAPVRMVKNKFFRDLEKLYEEGRNIEALKETLGRARAKRGMFEGDLEEGELEIGQVSALIDEILPVEKVFENLLKEFEEAGYSGF from the coding sequence ATGAGCAGTTTTTTAGATTTTGGCGTAGCCAAAAAAATGCACGATTCACAAAACAGAAACAGAATTTGCGATCTTTTTGAGATAAAATATCCGGTCATTCAGGGTGGGATGATCTGGCATTCCGGATGGCGTTTGGCCTCTGCGGTATCAAATAACGGCGGTTTAGGACTTATTGGCGCGGGAAGTATGTATCCGGACATTCTGCGAGAAAATCTCCGGAAGTGCAAAGCCGCTACCGATAAACCTTTCGGAGTCAATGTGCCGATGCTGTACCCGAATTTGGAAGAAATCATTAATATCATTTTGGAGGAAGGGGTGAAAATTGTCTTTACTTCCGCCGGAAATCCTAAAACCTATACTGAAACTCTACAGAAAGAAGGGCTTAAAGTTGCCCACGTCGTTTCCTCAACCAAATTTGCTGTAAAATGTGAGGATGCCGGTGTAGATGCCATTGTGGCCGAAGGTTTTGAAGCCGGTGGGCACAACGGACGAGACGAAACGACGACTTTGGTTTTAATTCCGAACGTGAAAAAACATATAACCAAACCACTGATTGCTGCCGGAGGAATTGCGCTAGGCTCACAAATGAAAGCCGCAATGATATTGGGCGCGGACGGCGTGCAGATCGGTTCGCGTTTCGCCGCAACTGTGGAAGCAAGTGCTCATGATAACTGGAAAGATTTGATTAAAAACCTCAATGAAGGTGACACGCATCTTACCTTGAAGGAACTGGCGCCGGTACGTATGGTAAAGAACAAATTCTTCCGCGATCTGGAAAAACTCTACGAAGAAGGCAGGAATATTGAAGCTTTGAAGGAAACGCTCGGTCGCGCCCGTGCAAAACGCGGCATGTTTGAAGGCGATTTGGAAGAAGGCGAACTGGAAATAGGCCAGGTTTCCGCTTTGATTGATGAGATTTTACCTGTGGAAAAAGTTTTTGAAAATCTTTTAAAAGAGTTTGAAGAAGCTGGATACAGTGGTTTTTAA
- a CDS encoding peptidylprolyl isomerase, producing the protein MVKNLKLLSLFMAVFTLFTVKVNAQLQKGSLVDGITAVIGNEIVLESDIEEQMNYARQQGANVTDRCEFLENIINNKLLIYEAKRDTLIANQSAMIKERADQKYNQILRNFPDERTMLNAYKFRSAYEMKNAIEKIDTDQYYGQQKYARITEKVDVTPNEVTDFYNTYKHQLPMVKDEVSVSQIMMFPKLTEAHKNELKAKLLKIKQDIQNGETFEQMARIYSEDTSASNGGLFTNVAKGTMVKPFEAAALNLQEGEISDPVETEFGYHLIQLVKKTGKVYDVRHILLKSTPNEEEIAAAREELNNIRTQIEQKKITFKEAAYKYSDDKQTKFNGGVLSSQDGSSKIEKINLSPTLAYQIAGLNPGDITDVFSDQNEREQKTVNIVMVNEVIPSHQLDIATDYERIKNLALERKKGETVERWIKSRLPDVFISINERYNNCAFKSSWDKK; encoded by the coding sequence ATGGTAAAAAACTTAAAGTTACTGTCACTTTTTATGGCAGTTTTTACTTTATTCACGGTAAAAGTTAATGCGCAGTTGCAGAAAGGTTCACTGGTTGACGGAATTACAGCGGTTATCGGCAATGAAATTGTGCTGGAGAGCGATATAGAAGAGCAGATGAATTATGCCCGTCAGCAGGGCGCCAATGTAACCGACCGTTGCGAGTTCCTTGAAAACATCATCAACAACAAACTCCTGATTTACGAGGCCAAAAGAGATACGCTGATCGCAAACCAGTCTGCGATGATCAAGGAAAGGGCAGACCAGAAATACAACCAAATCCTGAGAAATTTCCCGGATGAGCGCACGATGCTGAATGCTTACAAATTCAGGTCAGCTTATGAAATGAAAAATGCGATCGAGAAAATTGATACAGATCAGTATTACGGCCAGCAAAAATATGCGAGAATTACCGAAAAAGTGGACGTAACACCAAATGAGGTTACCGACTTTTACAATACTTACAAACACCAGCTTCCGATGGTGAAAGATGAAGTTTCCGTGTCGCAAATTATGATGTTTCCAAAACTTACGGAGGCACACAAAAATGAGCTCAAAGCAAAACTTCTGAAAATAAAGCAGGACATCCAAAACGGAGAAACATTTGAGCAGATGGCAAGAATTTATTCTGAAGATACCTCTGCTTCCAACGGTGGCTTATTTACCAATGTAGCGAAAGGAACAATGGTAAAGCCGTTCGAAGCCGCAGCTTTGAACCTTCAGGAAGGTGAAATTTCTGATCCTGTAGAAACGGAATTCGGCTACCACCTGATTCAATTGGTGAAAAAAACCGGGAAAGTGTACGATGTAAGACATATTCTGTTAAAATCAACACCAAACGAAGAGGAAATTGCTGCGGCGAGAGAGGAGCTGAACAACATCAGAACTCAGATCGAGCAGAAAAAAATAACCTTCAAAGAAGCTGCCTATAAGTATTCAGACGATAAACAGACGAAATTTAACGGTGGTGTGCTTTCTTCACAGGACGGCAGCAGCAAAATAGAAAAGATCAACCTTTCGCCGACTTTGGCATATCAAATTGCAGGTTTAAATCCAGGTGACATCACCGATGTATTTTCAGACCAAAACGAAAGAGAGCAGAAAACTGTAAATATCGTAATGGTGAATGAGGTAATTCCATCCCATCAGCTCGATATCGCTACCGATTATGAACGAATCAAGAACCTCGCTCTGGAAAGGAAAAAGGGCGAAACGGTAGAACGCTGGATCAAATCCAGGCTTCCGGACGTATTTATTTCTATCAACGAGAGATATAACAACTGCGCATTCAAGAGCAGCTGGGACAAAAAATAA
- a CDS encoding rhodanese-like domain-containing protein, whose product MENLQDILKAGNFELIDVREPMELEMDGEINGAKNIPLGEIEERKDEILNLEKPVVLFCRSGNRSGKALEYLNSQGLQNGYNGGGWEQLKETLENI is encoded by the coding sequence ATGGAAAATCTACAAGACATCCTGAAAGCAGGAAACTTTGAATTAATCGATGTTCGTGAACCTATGGAACTTGAAATGGACGGTGAAATCAACGGTGCAAAAAACATCCCTTTGGGTGAAATAGAAGAAAGAAAAGATGAAATCCTTAACCTTGAAAAGCCGGTAGTCCTGTTCTGCCGCAGCGGAAACAGAAGCGGAAAAGCACTAGAATATCTGAATTCTCAAGGCTTGCAAAACGGTTACAACGGCGGTGGCTGGGAGCAGCTGAAGGAAACTTTGGAGAATATCTAG